From Rhizobium favelukesii, the proteins below share one genomic window:
- a CDS encoding glycosyltransferase family A protein encodes MPHNLPSMLYSSAEPTTLRIISLSTIPPRFAKLAPTLNSLIKQNGAVDEIRLYVPKRYRRFPDYDGSLPSVPAGITIVRPEEDMGPASKVLFAARDLRGKKAQILFCDDDKVFSPNWAAQLFAAQDERPAECVALIGKDVPTNIARPSAFVPKAMRRRKIDLSLRVRRIRHKFASIVLRLDRPKPMPSLVAEGGYVDVLQGLGGAVVRPEFFDDIAYDIPDVIWAVDDVWLSGMLALKGIPIWLPAGLEEPRTTAAHDVASLYLATIEGANRAEANRRCIEYMQQHFNIWR; translated from the coding sequence GTGCCGCACAACCTCCCGTCAATGCTTTATAGTTCCGCCGAGCCCACGACATTGCGCATCATCTCGCTCTCCACGATCCCTCCGCGTTTCGCTAAGCTTGCGCCGACGCTTAACAGCCTCATAAAGCAGAACGGTGCAGTGGATGAAATCCGGCTCTACGTTCCCAAACGATATCGACGATTTCCCGACTACGACGGGTCTCTTCCATCTGTACCCGCCGGGATCACGATAGTTCGGCCCGAAGAAGATATGGGGCCTGCGTCTAAGGTGCTGTTTGCTGCGCGCGATCTGCGTGGGAAAAAAGCGCAGATCCTATTTTGTGACGACGACAAGGTGTTCTCGCCTAATTGGGCCGCTCAGTTGTTCGCGGCACAGGATGAGCGACCGGCGGAGTGCGTAGCCTTGATCGGCAAGGACGTGCCAACCAATATCGCGAGACCTTCCGCCTTTGTGCCGAAAGCAATGCGTAGGCGGAAAATAGATCTTTCGCTCCGCGTCCGCCGAATACGACATAAGTTCGCTTCCATAGTGTTGCGTTTGGATCGGCCGAAACCGATGCCAAGCTTGGTTGCGGAAGGCGGCTATGTGGACGTACTTCAGGGGCTCGGTGGTGCCGTCGTGCGTCCCGAGTTTTTCGATGATATCGCATATGACATTCCTGATGTCATATGGGCAGTCGACGATGTTTGGTTGTCCGGCATGCTCGCGCTGAAAGGTATCCCGATCTGGCTTCCTGCCGGGCTGGAAGAACCACGGACGACCGCTGCACACGATGTCGCCTCACTATACCTCGCCACCATCGAGGGTGCGAACCGTGCTGAGGCCAATCGCCGGTGCATCGAGTACATGCAGCAGCATTTCAATATATGGCGGTAA
- a CDS encoding VanZ family protein — protein sequence MISSKFARPGAWLLLAAIIFATLSPIGLRPHTVTSVNLDRALAYSLVGFMFAVAYPRHWLAVAILLFLGALAIEYLQYLSPTRHARLHDALVKILGASVGVLVGCVLNKVRFAKSAASISQI from the coding sequence ATGATCTCAAGTAAATTTGCAAGGCCAGGTGCCTGGCTGCTTCTCGCGGCCATTATTTTCGCCACGCTGTCGCCGATCGGGCTGCGGCCGCATACCGTGACCTCGGTCAATCTCGACCGCGCGCTGGCCTATTCGTTGGTCGGCTTCATGTTCGCGGTCGCCTATCCGCGGCATTGGCTCGCGGTCGCCATTCTCTTGTTCCTCGGCGCATTGGCAATTGAGTACCTGCAATATTTATCCCCGACGCGCCACGCGCGCCTGCACGACGCGCTCGTCAAAATCCTTGGTGCATCCGTGGGAGTTTTGGTAGGCTGCGTGCTGAATAAAGTCCGGTTCGCAAAATCTGCAGCGAGCATCTCGCAGATATGA